From Streptomyces qinzhouensis, one genomic window encodes:
- a CDS encoding beta-class carbonic anhydrase, whose protein sequence is MSEEVMSDTSEFASGAASAAGASGPEIDEYLNNNVAYAAAFGGPLALPPARKLAVVACMDARLNIFGILGLKEGDAHIIRNAGGAVTEDAIRSVVISQRLLGTRRIMLIHHTDCGMQTFKDDEFKAEIEADTRIRPPWAPEAFTDLEDDVRQSIRRIEADPFVPYKHSIRGFVFDVETGKLNEVSYVS, encoded by the coding sequence ATGAGCGAGGAAGTCATGTCGGATACATCAGAGTTCGCTTCGGGAGCCGCGAGCGCGGCCGGGGCCTCGGGCCCCGAGATCGACGAGTACCTCAACAACAACGTCGCCTACGCCGCCGCGTTCGGCGGCCCGCTGGCGCTGCCCCCGGCCCGGAAATTGGCGGTGGTCGCCTGCATGGACGCCCGGCTGAACATCTTCGGGATCCTGGGCCTGAAGGAGGGCGACGCGCATATCATCCGCAATGCGGGCGGCGCGGTCACGGAGGATGCGATCCGGTCGGTGGTTATCAGCCAGCGGCTGCTCGGCACCCGCAGAATCATGCTCATCCATCACACGGACTGCGGTATGCAGACCTTCAAGGATGATGAATTCAAGGCGGAGATCGAGGCCGACACTCGAATTCGCCCGCCGTGGGCGCCCGAGGCGTTCACCGATCTGGAGGATGACGTCCGGCAGTCGATCCGCCGTATCGAGGCCGATCCCTTCGTGCCCTACAAGCACTCCATCCGGGGCTTTGTCTTCGACGTGGAGACGGGAAAGCTGAACGAGGTGAGCTACGTGAGTTGA
- a CDS encoding BTAD domain-containing putative transcriptional regulator gives MRFGVLGPLTVWTADGRAVAVPELKVRALLASLLAHRGRPVSADRLVADLWGERPPARPAAALQNKVWQLRRTLEAAAPGARDLVVSRPPGYELRTGPDAVDADCFARLTARARTAAGPHARAGLLTDALAQWRGPAFADFADEEFARPAAAGLEEQRLTVLEEQAEARLELGEHALVADELGDLVARHPLRERLRTAHMRALYLAGRQAAALHGFTELRERLAEELGVDPGPEPTALYRAILARDAAPAAVPSPPTSVARPPTNMPGPGALAELIGRDSAVAALRSALVRHRLLTLTGPGGVGKTQLALAVAAGAADGFPGGVRLVELAALPPARGRRGTEVPELVAGVLGVRDDIAPPPRTAAGPQSLTDRIVQALGDRPALLVLDNCEHVVDAVAELVTELLAAAPALTVLATGQVPLQVRGEQLHEVPPLAEADAVALFTARARAAAPQVVTDGENAATVAAICRQLDGLPLALEMAATRVRVLGVAELAARLDDRFQVLASGLRSAPARQRTLRAVIDWSWGLLGERERTVLRRLSVHTGGCGLDAAETLCPAAGVVRAEVLDLLARLVDASLVVVADTPEGPRYRLLESVAAYAAEQLREHDEPAALRVAHRDYYTEFAERAAPHLRGHGQRRWLRLLDAESANLRTALDSAERERDIDRSLRLVNALTWYWRLRGRYEEAARRLDTALSLAGAGSGAAGPRERARRTAGATARLVGMRLALGGTRDPLAEYRTALALYDGVDDPAGLAWSRWYLGAQLYGIADTGPGEELLTQAMAGFDALGDRWGTAAALAALAFRAKLRGDFTAVREYGERSLALFREEDDGWGQLQAMIALQTRAEALGEYTVAGRLHREGLRMAEDLGLWPEVSCQLSGLGRIALLTGEPARAREFHERARRLSAEQADVFGELYAETGLALGARREGRLDAAEEHWEKVMELHVRMGYAPAAPPLVLAELGFVAEARGRAREALRLQRDGLAAARATGDPRALALALEGLAGAELLSGDAVAAAGLLGAAAGARESVGVPLPVGERGDVDRIGAGARSVLGAVVYEEEFARGRERGPAAGGAASGAADGAGSGEGPGSGVRGGGPVPGGLLDPSHN, from the coding sequence ATGCGTTTCGGAGTGCTCGGCCCCTTGACCGTGTGGACGGCGGACGGGCGGGCGGTGGCGGTGCCCGAGCTGAAGGTGCGCGCCCTGCTCGCATCCCTGCTGGCCCACCGCGGCCGCCCGGTGTCCGCGGACCGGCTGGTCGCGGATCTCTGGGGCGAACGGCCCCCGGCCCGGCCGGCCGCCGCGCTCCAGAACAAGGTCTGGCAGCTGCGCCGGACGCTGGAGGCGGCGGCGCCCGGCGCCCGGGATCTCGTGGTCTCCCGTCCCCCCGGCTATGAACTGCGCACCGGTCCGGACGCCGTCGACGCCGACTGCTTCGCGCGGTTGACCGCCCGGGCCAGGACCGCCGCCGGGCCCCATGCGCGGGCCGGGCTGCTCACCGACGCGCTGGCCCAGTGGCGGGGTCCGGCCTTCGCGGATTTCGCCGACGAGGAGTTCGCCCGGCCGGCCGCGGCGGGCCTGGAGGAGCAGCGGCTCACGGTGCTCGAGGAGCAGGCGGAGGCCCGGCTCGAACTGGGCGAACACGCCCTGGTCGCCGATGAACTGGGCGATCTCGTGGCCCGGCACCCCTTGCGGGAGCGGCTGCGCACCGCCCATATGCGGGCCCTGTATCTGGCCGGGCGGCAGGCTGCCGCGCTGCACGGTTTCACCGAGCTGCGGGAGCGGCTCGCCGAGGAGTTGGGGGTGGACCCGGGTCCGGAGCCGACCGCGCTGTACCGGGCGATCCTGGCGCGGGACGCGGCGCCCGCCGCCGTACCGTCGCCGCCGACGAGTGTGGCCCGGCCACCGACGAACATGCCCGGGCCCGGGGCCCTGGCCGAGCTGATCGGCCGGGACTCGGCCGTCGCCGCGCTGCGGTCGGCGCTGGTCCGGCACCGGCTGCTGACGCTCACCGGACCGGGCGGGGTCGGCAAGACGCAGTTGGCGCTCGCGGTCGCGGCCGGGGCTGCGGACGGTTTCCCCGGTGGGGTGCGGCTGGTGGAGCTGGCCGCGCTGCCACCGGCCCGGGGCCGTCGCGGTACGGAGGTGCCGGAGCTGGTCGCCGGGGTGTTGGGGGTACGGGACGATATCGCGCCGCCGCCGCGGACCGCGGCGGGCCCGCAGTCCCTGACGGACCGGATCGTGCAGGCGCTGGGCGACCGTCCGGCGCTGCTGGTGCTCGACAACTGCGAGCATGTGGTGGACGCGGTGGCGGAGCTGGTGACGGAGCTGCTGGCGGCGGCGCCCGCGCTCACGGTCCTGGCGACCGGTCAGGTGCCGTTGCAGGTGCGGGGTGAGCAGTTGCACGAGGTGCCGCCGCTGGCCGAGGCCGACGCGGTGGCGCTGTTCACGGCCCGGGCGCGGGCGGCGGCGCCGCAGGTCGTGACCGACGGGGAGAACGCGGCGACGGTGGCGGCGATCTGCCGGCAGCTCGACGGGCTGCCGCTGGCGCTGGAGATGGCCGCGACCCGGGTCCGGGTCCTGGGGGTGGCCGAGCTGGCGGCCCGGCTCGACGACCGGTTCCAGGTCCTGGCGTCGGGGCTGCGGTCCGCGCCCGCCCGGCAGCGAACCCTGCGGGCGGTGATCGACTGGAGCTGGGGGCTGCTCGGCGAGCGGGAGCGCACGGTGCTGCGGCGGCTGTCCGTACACACCGGAGGCTGCGGTCTGGACGCCGCCGAGACGCTCTGCCCGGCGGCCGGGGTGGTCCGGGCCGAGGTGCTGGACCTGCTGGCCAGGCTGGTGGACGCATCGCTGGTGGTGGTCGCCGACACCCCGGAGGGTCCGCGGTACCGGCTGCTGGAGTCGGTGGCCGCGTACGCCGCCGAACAGCTGCGGGAACACGATGAGCCGGCCGCGCTGCGGGTGGCCCACCGGGACTACTACACGGAGTTCGCCGAGCGGGCGGCACCGCATCTGCGGGGGCACGGGCAGCGGCGGTGGCTGCGGCTGCTGGACGCCGAGAGCGCCAATCTGCGGACCGCGCTGGACAGTGCCGAGCGGGAGCGGGACATCGACCGGTCGCTGCGGCTGGTCAACGCGCTGACCTGGTACTGGCGGCTGCGGGGGCGGTACGAGGAGGCGGCGCGCCGGCTGGATACGGCGCTGTCGCTCGCCGGGGCGGGGAGCGGTGCGGCGGGGCCGCGGGAGCGGGCGCGGCGGACGGCCGGCGCGACGGCCCGGCTGGTCGGGATGAGGCTGGCGCTGGGGGGTACCCGGGATCCGCTGGCCGAGTACCGTACGGCGCTCGCTCTGTACGACGGCGTGGACGATCCGGCCGGTCTCGCCTGGTCCCGCTGGTATCTGGGGGCGCAGTTGTACGGGATCGCGGACACGGGCCCCGGTGAGGAGCTGCTGACGCAGGCCATGGCCGGGTTCGACGCCCTCGGGGACCGGTGGGGCACGGCGGCGGCACTGGCGGCCCTGGCGTTCCGGGCGAAGCTGCGGGGCGACTTCACGGCGGTGCGCGAGTACGGCGAGCGGAGTCTGGCGCTCTTCCGCGAGGAGGACGACGGCTGGGGGCAGTTGCAGGCGATGATCGCGCTCCAGACCCGCGCCGAGGCGCTGGGCGAGTACACCGTCGCGGGACGGCTGCACCGGGAGGGGCTGCGGATGGCGGAGGATCTGGGGCTGTGGCCCGAGGTGTCCTGCCAGTTGTCGGGCCTCGGCCGGATCGCGCTGCTGACCGGGGAGCCGGCCAGGGCCAGGGAGTTCCACGAGCGGGCCCGGCGGCTCTCGGCCGAGCAGGCGGACGTGTTCGGCGAGTTGTACGCGGAGACCGGTCTGGCGCTGGGGGCCCGCCGTGAGGGCAGGCTGGACGCGGCCGAGGAGCACTGGGAGAAGGTGATGGAGCTGCACGTCCGGATGGGGTACGCACCGGCGGCCCCGCCGCTGGTCCTGGCCGAACTGGGCTTTGTGGCCGAGGCGCGGGGGCGGGCCCGGGAGGCGCTGCGGCTCCAGCGGGACGGCCTGGCGGCGGCGCGGGCGACGGGCGATCCGCGGGCGCTGGCGCTGGCCCTGGAGGGTCTGGCCGGGGCCGAGTTGCTGTCCGGTGACGCGGTCGCGGCGGCCGGGCTGCTGGGGGCGGCGGCCGGGGCCAGGGAGTCGGTGGGGGTGCCGCTGCCGGTGGGCGAGCGGGGCGATGTGGACCGGATCGGCGCGGGGGCGCGGTCGGTTCTGGGCGCGGTGGTGTACGAGGAGGAGTTCGCGCGCGGACGGGAGCGCGGTCCGGCGGCGGGGGGCGCGGCATCCGGTGCGGCGGACGGTGCCGGGTCGGGTGAGGGGCCCGGCTCCGGGGTCCGCGGGGGCGGTCCGGTGCCGGGCGGACTTCTGGACCCGTCACACAACTGA